In Lycorma delicatula isolate Av1 chromosome 10, ASM4794821v1, whole genome shotgun sequence, a genomic segment contains:
- the LOC142331012 gene encoding putative prefoldin subunit 5 isoform X3, with product MVPLTGSMYVPGTIADSENVIIDVGTGYYLQKDIDGAKDYFKRKVTFVTEQMEKIQAVGMEKSKIREGWREYPYFKSKMAVSNLTQFLCKDFK from the exons ATGGTACCATTAACAGGATCT ATGTATGTACCTGGGACAATAGCAGACAGTGAAAATGTTATTATCGATGTTGGAACTGGTTACTATTTACAAaag GATATTGATGGAGCAAAAGACTATTTCAAAAGGAAAGTTACTTTTGTTACCGAACAGATGGAAAAAATCCAAGCTGTGGGAATGGAGAAAAGTAAAATTAGAGAAg GGTGGAGAGAATATCCttactttaaatccaaaatggcagtTTCCAACTTAACCCAGTTTCTATGTAAAGATTTTAAGTAG
- the LOC142331012 gene encoding putative prefoldin subunit 5 isoform X8 has product MVPLTGSMYVPGTIADSENVIIDVGTGYYLQKDIDGAKDYFKRKVTFVTEQMEKIQAVGMEKSKIREVTEN; this is encoded by the exons ATGGTACCATTAACAGGATCT ATGTATGTACCTGGGACAATAGCAGACAGTGAAAATGTTATTATCGATGTTGGAACTGGTTACTATTTACAAaag GATATTGATGGAGCAAAAGACTATTTCAAAAGGAAAGTTACTTTTGTTACCGAACAGATGGAAAAAATCCAAGCTGTGGGAATGGAGAAAAGTAAAATTAGAGAAg tAACAGAAAACTGA
- the LOC142331012 gene encoding putative prefoldin subunit 5 isoform X7 produces MVPLTGSMYVPGTIADSENVIIDVGTGYYLQKDIDGAKDYFKRKVTFVTEQMEKIQAVGMEKSKIREGGRG; encoded by the exons ATGGTACCATTAACAGGATCT ATGTATGTACCTGGGACAATAGCAGACAGTGAAAATGTTATTATCGATGTTGGAACTGGTTACTATTTACAAaag GATATTGATGGAGCAAAAGACTATTTCAAAAGGAAAGTTACTTTTGTTACCGAACAGATGGAAAAAATCCAAGCTGTGGGAATGGAGAAAAGTAAAATTAGAGAAg
- the LOC142331012 gene encoding putative prefoldin subunit 5 isoform X1, with translation MVPLTGSMYVPGTIADSENVIIDVGTGYYLQKDIDGAKDYFKRKVTFVTEQMEKIQAVGMEKSKIREGIHSKFYKNFVEEGLFPLQHEYFLITLFYLVYFCVFTKEGWKSLSVCDSNIYYGGFNFFLYVIAVAHSFQFL, from the exons ATGGTACCATTAACAGGATCT ATGTATGTACCTGGGACAATAGCAGACAGTGAAAATGTTATTATCGATGTTGGAACTGGTTACTATTTACAAaag GATATTGATGGAGCAAAAGACTATTTCAAAAGGAAAGTTACTTTTGTTACCGAACAGATGGAAAAAATCCAAGCTGTGGGAATGGAGAAAAGTAAAATTAGAGAAg gtATTCATTCTAAATTCTACAAGAATTTTGTTGAGGAGGGATTATTTCCATTGCAGcatgaatattttcttattactttattttatctagtgtatttttgtgttttcacTAAAGAAGGTTGGAAGTCTTTAAGTGTGTGTGATAGTAACATATATTAtgggggttttaatttttttttgtatgtgattGCTGTTGCTCACAGTTTCCAATTTTTGTAG
- the LOC142331012 gene encoding putative prefoldin subunit 5 isoform X6: MVPLTGSMYVPGTIADSENVIIDVGTGYYLQKDIDGAKDYFKRKVTFVTEQMEKIQAVGMEKSKIREGDDG, encoded by the exons ATGGTACCATTAACAGGATCT ATGTATGTACCTGGGACAATAGCAGACAGTGAAAATGTTATTATCGATGTTGGAACTGGTTACTATTTACAAaag GATATTGATGGAGCAAAAGACTATTTCAAAAGGAAAGTTACTTTTGTTACCGAACAGATGGAAAAAATCCAAGCTGTGGGAATGGAGAAAAGTAAAATTAGAGAAg
- the LOC142331012 gene encoding putative prefoldin subunit 5 isoform X5, translating into MVPLTGSMYVPGTIADSENVIIDVGTGYYLQKDIDGAKDYFKRKVTFVTEQMEKIQAVGMEKSKIREDVMDTKLQAQLAAQKQVQAQ; encoded by the exons ATGGTACCATTAACAGGATCT ATGTATGTACCTGGGACAATAGCAGACAGTGAAAATGTTATTATCGATGTTGGAACTGGTTACTATTTACAAaag GATATTGATGGAGCAAAAGACTATTTCAAAAGGAAAGTTACTTTTGTTACCGAACAGATGGAAAAAATCCAAGCTGTGGGAATGGAGAAAAGTAAAATTAGAGAAg ATGTAATGGATACAAAACTTCAAGCTCAGCTTGCTGCTCAGAAGCAAGTACAagcacaataa